The following is a genomic window from Bubalus bubalis isolate 160015118507 breed Murrah chromosome 6, NDDB_SH_1, whole genome shotgun sequence.
CTGGGGGATGGAAAACATTTTCTAGAGCACTCCCTCCACATTAgaccctccccacctcacctcaCAGAGCAAAACTAACTGCAGTGAAGGCTGAGAAAGTGATAGCTGACCTTCTTATCCTGCTAATGGACACAGGCAAAGAATAGGGGATTGGTTTGCCACGAATAGGAAACATCAGTGCCTGCCACCcgctccttcattcattcaactaagATTTACTAAGCCCCGACTCTGGTCTAGGTGATGATGGTACAGAGGAAAAGGCAAGTCCTGTTCTCAAGGAGCTCCTACTGGAAGAACATAGACAGGAAGAGGATCACAAGATGTTAGGAGAGGACTGAGTATCCTCAGGGTCAGTGCAGAGCTGAAGATATTCAGCTTGAGGAAGCAGGGAGGGCTGGAGAAGCAATGACTGGGTTCAGTTTTGAAGAGTATATAGGATTCAGCTAGGGGTGAGGAAACATGTAGGAGGTGATTGGGAGGAAAGCATTCAAGAATCTTTCAGGAACTGGCATGCTGGGGACCAGCAGGAAATGAGGCTGATGAAATATGCAAGGACCTGATGAGGGAAGGTTCTAGGTGAGACTTAGAGGTTTGGGGCATTTATTCTGGATGTGAGGTGGGCAGGTCTGGGGGTGGATGCCTTCTGTATGTAGAAGGACAAGCTGAAAGGCACAGCTGGAATGGTTGCACTGCAATGAGGAGTAGATCAGCACTAGCAGCTGCTCACCAGCTGGGGGAACCTGAGAAAcctctgaatgtcttctttgtgttgctgtgcttagttgcccagtcaggtgtgactctttgcgaccccatggactatagctgccccccaccccctcaccgacccaggctcctctgtccatggggattctccaggcaagagtactggagtgggatactatgctgtcctccaggggaccttcccaactccgggatcaaatccaggtctcccacattgccagcagattctttaccatctgagccacctttgcCGCCTCCCAGAAGATCTGACCCATGCTGCAAGGCTCCGATTGCTAGAAAATGCTTCCTGAGGAGCCAAATTTGCTACTCCCACCCTCTTTTTTCTCTACCACCTAGTTCTACCTGTTGaagtcagaaaaatattttttacccaACAGCCATTCAACCATATGGAACATGTGAGCTATGATTTACAGCATATCACACACctcatctcatttaaccctcaaatCCTCTGGTGTagctattcccattttacagacaaggaaagagACTCAGTGAGGCAAAAGTCCAGAGTCACACTTGCAGATTCCTGTCCTACACTACTCCAATATTTCACAGGTGAGGTCCGTGAATATCTGTATCAGAATAACTGAGGCTGCTTGCTGCAAATCAAGATTCCCTCGGGGGCCAACCCAGACCTCCCGGAGTAGAATCTCTGGAGGTAAAAGCACAGGATTCACACACATTTTAACACACATCTCAGTTGATTTCTAGATCCATTAAAGTATGGGAATCATACTCTAATCTTGCAATCAGGAGTCCTTTgagtcttctctttcatttttgctgGGCATGGGAGAGAAGGAGAGCCTTTCAGGTGAATCTGATTTTTAAGTTGCCTTTCTTAAGGAACGCATTGGTTTGGGTCAGTGGAATCACAGGGCATGATCGGACTTCTCAGACATTCGCAGAACCatccctctgtttctctctctgccccATTGGCAGGAGTCTTGGCGCCTGTCTTCTGCTGAGCCAAGATGGGTGACTGGAGCTTCCTGGGAGAGTTTCTGGAGGAAGTACACAAGCATTCCACGGTGATCGGCAAGGTCTGGCTCACAGTCCTCTTCATATTCCGCATGCTGGTGCTGGGCACAGCTGCTGAGTCATCCTGGGGCGATGAGCAGGCTGATTTCCTCTGTGATACGATGCAACCTGGTTGCGAGAACGTCTGCTATGACCAAGCCTTCCCCATCTCCCACATTCGCTACTGGGTGCTGCAGGTCATCTTCGTCTCCACGCCCTCGCTGGTGTACCTGGGCCACGCAGTGCACATGGTGCGCGTGCAGGAGAAGCGGAAGCTGCTCCGGGAGGCTGAGAGGGCCAAAGAGGCTCGGGCCGCCGGCTCCTATGAGTACCCGGTGGCTGAGAAGACAGAGCTGTCCTGCTGGGAAGAAGTGAATGGAAGGATTGCCCTCCAGGGCAGTCTACTTAACACCTACGTCTGCAGCATCCTGATCCGCACCACCATGGAGGTGGCCTTCATTGTGGGCCAGTACCTCCTCTACGGGGTCTTCCTGGACACCCTGCATGTCTGCCGCAGGAGTCCCTGTCCCCACCCCGTCAACTGCTATGTGTCCCGGCCCACGGAAAAGAATGTCTTCATTGTCTTTATGCTGGCGGTGGCCGGACTGTCCCTTTTCCTCAGCCTTGCTGAACTTTACCAcctgggctggaaaaagattaGGCAGCGATATGTCAAGTCCCAGCCAGGCGTGGGTGAGTGCCAGCTTCCTGGCCCCTCGGCCGGCAGAGTCCAGAGCTGCACACCACCCCCTGACTTCAATCAGTGCCTGGAGAATGGCCCTGGGGGGAAATTCTTCAGTCCATTCAGTAACAAGATGGCCTCCCAGCAGAACACAGATAACCTGGCCACAGAGCAGGTGCGAAGTCAGGAGCAGATTCCGAGAGAAGGCTTTATTCACATCCGTTATGCCCAGAAGCCCGAGGTACCCAATGAAGGCTCCCCAGGACCCAGCCTCCCCCACGGCTACCAGAGTGACAAGCGCCGTCTCAGCAAGGCCAGTAGCAAGGCCAGGTCAGATGACCTGTCGGTGTGACCTCCAGTGTGGGAGAACCAGATGGGAACAGAGGAACTCAGAGAGAGTAGGCATGTCCTTTCTGACTCCATCTCTTTCATTCTCACCACTGCTATGCTATTTTTGGACTCTGGGTCTCAATGACATTGCTCATTCTTCCCAGAAGATGTTAGCAGGTCTTTGTGGATGTGGTCAGAGACATAGCTATCTGTCCAGGCTGCTGTCTCTTCCCCATCATCCACCCAGAATCCTCAATGAAGCCTTTCAGATTACTCTGTGAATGGGATGGAAGAAGGGAGGGGATCACAGCAAATCTGGCCTGGAAGGGATAGCCAGAGGGATAGGATGACTCTACACAACAGCCACACAGCAGATGGATTCTCTAGGTCCTTCTGACTTCCTTGATCTGAACACCCTTCCTTCAGCAAGAAAGAGCCCAAAGTTCCCAATCCAACAATGAGCATGAGTCAAGGAACGTGCGTCGGATGTGCTCTTGTGTGTATTGTCTCCTTGGACCATACCTTGGAGTGGTGGTGAGGTTGCCATGGTCTGCCCTTGGCTGCCCCTCCCTCTGTCCAGTCTTACTTAAAAAGAAGTCCTTGGAACTCGACCAGCAAGCTCAACTTTACAAGTGCCTTGGTATGCACCTCTGGCAAATGTCTCACCTTGGTGATATTGCAGCCTTTCCTTCTGCCAGGGTGTGCAACCAGCCCCTGGGGCTGGAAAGCTCTCCCGGGGTCACCGTACACACAATTCCACTGGAATTCCTGCCACCACCAGGCATCCTGCAGCTCTTTTACAGTTCAAACTGGTGATAGACCCCATCCCTTCCATTCCCCCCTTGGCAGTCCCTCGAGTGCTCCCCTAAACACCTTATTGACCAGAATGCCCAAGAAGCCATTGTCCTCTCTTGAATCCTGACCAGTTCACCAGCCATGGAGGCCAGTGAAATTTCCCTAGGTCTAATGAAAACAAAGAGGGCATTGTGCTTCTCAGATTCCCCTTGGGAAAAAGAATAATTCTGTTGTgaagatagaaataaaaaaggagaaaaaatgctGAAAAACTATTTTTCCCTCCTGTTTGCTTCCCTTGCTGACTGCCAACTTAGAGTGCCAAGAGGAGGTGTGAGGACAACTATGGAGGCCCCCAGATTTCCCTTTCCCTGGAGTATTTAGCAGGGGCATGAAAGCAGTAAGGGAATCTCCAGTTCTCTTGGCAGGGCCCTTGTTTAAGAGCACAGAGATGCCTGTGTCTTCCCAGTGCTCCCAAAGAAACTGCCAAAAGCAGTGGGGATGGCAGAAAAGCTGTGTCTTCCCAGGGACTGGCCAGGTTTCTCTCTTCAGTCCATCCATAATGGGTGGTTGCCACTTTGGATGAAGATAAATGATGCTCAGAATTGGATGCTGAAACTTATAGGGagatgattactttttaaaatgcatgtgtgtttgtgtgtgtgtgtgtgtgtgtatgctgatAAAGTGGGTGAAGGGGAGGGGAGTCCTGAAATAAGGAAAGAATATCTTAGAGACACTTGTGTTTTCCTGCTTTCCTCTGATGCCCGGCAGAGGGCCGAGACTCACTGTTTTCAGTGTCATCAACCTAAAGATATAGGCATGAGAGGCCTGGATAGAGGAGGTTGAAGGCTCAGAAGGAGGCTCAGCCTCTGCCCCACCTGCCCATCTCTGGGCCCCTCTGCTGAGACTTGAATGCTattggtggggagagagaaggatgtGGGCAGAGAGGTGGAGGAAACTGACTGGGATGCCATTTAGGGAAGAATGATTGGTTATCCCAGATCCCTGGAGGGAACACCTTTTAATCTATTGTCTGGCACTGGCATTAAGACtctccaaaacaaaacaagactgtCTTTCCCATTATCTCTCAAGTGTGTTTGTTTTATGAAATAAGTGTTCTTGGGTTAGAAATTCTATGAGATCAGTCCTTCATGAAGGGGCtttcaggaaggaaaaaggaaataatatgtgTAGTTTGTCCAAATAAAGTCTGGCCCTCCATGTATCTCTTCTTTGTGTCCCTTTCATGGTATGACTATAAGATAGAGGTAGCAGACTTGGTAGGGGAGGGGAGCACTTGATCAATATTGCAAAGGGCTTTGGAATCACACATGCTAGTGTGAAAATTGCAGCTGCTGATTTACAACTGGACTCCAGCAGGCTACTTAATCCCTGaagcttggtttcctcatctgtaaactgaacCTAGTAATATCTCCCTCACAGGTTGTTAAATGAGATAGTGTTTGTAAAGAGTTCAGCAGGGTGCCTGGGAAATCATAGTCTGTCATTAAATTACAATTATTGc
Proteins encoded in this region:
- the GJA5 gene encoding gap junction alpha-5 protein encodes the protein MGDWSFLGEFLEEVHKHSTVIGKVWLTVLFIFRMLVLGTAAESSWGDEQADFLCDTMQPGCENVCYDQAFPISHIRYWVLQVIFVSTPSLVYLGHAVHMVRVQEKRKLLREAERAKEARAAGSYEYPVAEKTELSCWEEVNGRIALQGSLLNTYVCSILIRTTMEVAFIVGQYLLYGVFLDTLHVCRRSPCPHPVNCYVSRPTEKNVFIVFMLAVAGLSLFLSLAELYHLGWKKIRQRYVKSQPGVGECQLPGPSAGRVQSCTPPPDFNQCLENGPGGKFFSPFSNKMASQQNTDNLATEQVRSQEQIPREGFIHIRYAQKPEVPNEGSPGPSLPHGYQSDKRRLSKASSKARSDDLSV